The Limanda limanda chromosome 14, fLimLim1.1, whole genome shotgun sequence genomic interval TGAGAACAagtttttcattattcattgaTTGTATCTATTGGTAACCCTACcccttctttttaaattatgattTCAAACTTAAGGTGGAAAAACAACAAGGTTTGTACAGATGTATATTTGCACATGTGCTTTCTTACATTTttgttgaaaatgaatttacttTCAGTCATTTTACATTCAAACTACAAACCTTCAGTGTTTAAAACTAAGAAACTGTACATGATTGGTTATGATGGCATGAATTTAAAAATAACCATCAAATTTAGAGATTGAATACAAttaaccgtgtgtgtgtgttttcagatgagGGTTAACAATTGATACAAATATTTACTGGAAAtagatgaaaaaaacacaatgaattaCACTAAATTCACATTTGAGAGATTGAAATGGACAgtaatcaataataatcaatttGAATGGTCTTTAATCAGGTAATACAATATCTGAAGAAATAATATCTgaggttttttatttacatgttttttctcAGGGTCAAAGTTAAATGCAACTGTCACTGACATTAGGGCCTTTTAAGTTAATCAATGCAAAAAATGTGCATTTAGCATCCTAACCCCATCAACTGACGATGAGGATTAAAGTGTCAACCAATAAGACTCATCATTCCCTTTGCTTGCCCCACTGCTGTGTCAGTATTGCAGCCCTTCCGACCCCCATCATGCAACTGTAGGCTCTGACGGGGGGTTATAAGTATTTtttcatcactcccatcatatgTGATCATCTCGGGGGAGTGACTAAGTTTGAGCCTAGATGCCAAACACTTAttctactgttgcaataaacgTTTGAACATGAGTTGTCTGACAGAAGTACAATAATCTGAACTCCCTTCTGTTACTGACATTATGTGTCACAATTAAGAACCaatcacagaaaataaaattaaaatgtcttctCTTACcaaaatctttgtttttatattttgtcaaaATTTTGACAAACAGACTAACGTCAAAAACCTTcagattgaaaagaaaaaaatgatgagcagcagaggaagaggagtgagaagaGGGCGGGAGGTCTTCCTCAGTGCTCACCGCTGCCCTGAAGTTGTTCTGCCACTTTCTGCTGAGTTCACCTGTATTCGTCCGTCAGAGGCCGATGACCTGGACGTCTCCTCTCACGTTCactctgaggaggaagagtgtaTCAGTGACTGGTCAGAGGACGATCTCTCCCtctatttctctccctctgtcatccTCCCATCAGACGATGAAGACTCAGGTCCAGAGAGTGGGTTCAGGTGCATTGATGTTGCCGTGGAAACACAGGTGAGGATGATTTACATTctcaaatgttgtgttgaagAAACTTTTATGGTGTGGTTTCACCAAACATAACGCACATTTTTCAAGATGAAATTACAAACAAAGTCAACGAATAGACGTGTCTCTATCAGTCAagttaaaatatttgaaataaggCAAAatgttagggttagagttaggtcaAATGTTCATTTGAGACAAAGTTGTGAAAGCCAATCAGCGCCAAGAATGCAACGCACCTGACTCCGGTCCTGCAGCAACACGAGCAGGCAGGTGATCAAACAGGCCACTGGTCAgcctcaggcagcagctccAGTAGAACATGGTGGAATCGAGTGGTGGGCGTGTCCTGACGCACTCGACGTGTACAGCAGTCACTTCTGCCACTTCAACCCAGAACAGACTCAGTCAGTTGTGTTTATTCGTGTTACTCGTTTAGTTTCGCTTGACTCAAAAACTAAATACAATTTAGCCAAAATGCGGAGCCTACAGTGTTTACAAAATGGAGCGAGCGAAAGAATCGGCTCCCCGTGTCACTTTTGAGTTTAACAGCACACTGGGGGGGTCCTCGTCcggtggcgcctcacggcgtcgctggtgcgtggggctttttctccttttcttgggaccgaggggtggtgtccgtcgccggtgcagaaggcgggccgtcgtaggggaccgggtacggcggtcggaggtggggactctggacgcgtgtcgggcccttctcgcggatcacctcagctacagggcgcccgctgggggaaccctccgttcgcgcgggggactactccggcggtgcagatgacttagaactggtgcggaccaggggaatccgactgtttaattagtatcggatcggtatcggccgatactaaacctcagatattggtatcggtatcggaggtgaaaaaagcggatcggtgcatccctaatcAAAACAAATTGTCAACAAACTTCCAGAAATAATCTAATAATCTAATGtgataaaaaataagaaaaactaaacattttaaaatttcaaaagatttaatgttcaaatgtagaggaaacacacacactcaagacgcagacacagacacacaggcacgtGTGCacgcttacacacacaaacatgtatgcacatacatgcacacagaggcacacacaagGAAAAGTTATGAATTCACTtatgctctgattggctgctcctCCATGCCTCCTGAGACATAGGATCATGTCTATCTGCCCAAAAACTAATCCTCAGTAAAAAAGTTTATGAATCATTTAGAATGTTtgattcaattaaaaatgtttataataactaattaatgataaaaaaaaacatcctgttgtcactgtaaccatggtaaccCAATACAAGATATCTACAGTATAGTAAAAACAAAAGTCAGGCAAAATGTTGTCAAAATTATGAATATCTTTGTGTAGTTTATGCATTAACTTAAAAGACCCAAACACATAGGAGCAGGTTTCAGGATACAGAGTTTACATCAGTGTCCCTCAatcttatacatttatattcatactTGTACATGGTAGTTAAATGTTTGCCCCACCTTGTTCTGcattatttctgtatttagagAGCAACGGAAAAAAGAGAGTCAAATTCTTTGTATGTCTACGCACAAATGGCCAATAAAGTTAATTCTGAAATGCTTCACTGGATAAAATCTATGAATCAGCTTAAATGAGGAGGTGCTTTTGAAGCAAGGACCAAACCTTCTCCCggttcattttaaaatcaaagttgctttaaagaaaatgtggctggaggaacagagaacataataataatactcaaaacttaaaataatcaaacaaagaaacaaaattaaaaaatcagaGTTCTTATCACTGAGTATGGTACAAACTATTCGGTAAAAGTAAAGCTGTGTAAGTGTGTTGTACAATATTTCCATTTAatcaccttttttttctccatattttacTATTTTGTAATTAACAATAGGCACCTGACAATCTTAATCATTAATCCAGCTTTGAAAAGTTTGTCAAAATTGCCTAGTAAAAATGTAGGTGAAAGATAAATGTTCTTGTGTTTCAATTTCTAAATTGTCAATGTAAAATCTTTGTCTTAAACCAAATTATCTTTTAACAAATTCTTTCTTTTAAGAGATAAGGGTGAGAGATGTGAGAGATATATTTGTTATTACATTTCTTGTCTTTAATATACAGATGAGGTAACTGTGAAGTAATGATACTGTAGAGCAGAATGCTGAAATTATAAATATGacactgaaaagacaaaaactaatttaaaaaacGTTTAAGTTTCACTGTTTTTGCTGAATCATCAACATCGTCAAGTGTCACAACCTTTCAGTAATAAACCTTTACATTGAATTAAATCATTGTTTTATTCATcacacgtctgtctgtctgtctatctgtctctctctctacatcctcttgtttgtttctgttcagacgACAGGtcaggggggggaggggcttaAGATGGTTCCTAAACGACAGATTcacctgaaaaagaaaaacaagaccaAGGAAATTAATGACAAGGAAAAGAATGACAAACTACAGGTACTTGTCTGCCTCCTTCTGTCTTTACCTGTCTGTCAGTCtctttacctgtctgtctgtttgtctgtctcactACCTGACCAGGTGATACTGAAGAATGAACTTTTTGAAGGGGGAGCAGTGAACAGAGATGTGTCAACCCATGAACTGTTCTGTCCAGCTGTCCATCATCGCCCTGATCTGTTGCTACGACAACACAGCATGCCCACTTCCTTCCACACGCGTCCGATGACCTGCGGTGATGCTGACAGCTGTGGGGTCTACAGGGGCCTGGTTGCAGGAGCCAGTCCAGGTAACAACACCTGACGCTGTTAGAGAACTCCGCCTTTTCCTGTGTTGCCCAGGAAATGACCTGTGATGCGCGTTGATGGTTTGTTCTGGACTCTTCCTCTTTCTGGTTTCAGGGTTGCTGATTGGAGGACACGCGGTGGTGCAGAGACGTTTGCAAAAATCTGTCTCTCtggatgaaacaaaaacaaagatggcGTCATGCATCATCAAGACTGTCCTCTCCAAGAAGATGCAGGTCGAGAAGATCAACACGAAGACATCGTACCTGAAGAAGAAACTCGCAGCGTCACCTATCGCCCCATCGGAGGGGGGAGGACTGGGGGCGGGGCCAGGTGGGTTTAAAGCTCCGGTTCATTCGGTGAGAGATGTCAGAAGTttggttaaaaacacaaactgcctCTCGTTGTCTACGGCAACGACACCTGACAAACTCAAACCAGCAGAATTCAAGGTGGTTGGTCAGGAGGACAGCCCACCCCCCACCTACCAACAGGCCgtaggggtcaaaggtcacgccACCAGAGAACATGTCTATAAGGTCAATGCATCTTTCAGCCAATCCTGTGACAGAAAACAGTACAATGCATTGAGTCAACCAATCACACAGCAGAACCAAGGAAGCGAGCCAATaataaggaggaggaaagatgaattcatgtttttagACACACCCCCATCCACCTCTGcaaccaacagccaatcagaaagAGCTGAAGGTGCAAGTCACCAGGCAGGGGcctccctccccttctctacccctccttccccctcctcctccagacaccCCCAGGTAGACAAGCAGGAACAACGCCCCCCCCAAGGTGCGTCTTCTCACTCTGTCCCTGCCCCCCTCCAGCAGCGCCAAACCTGTTTCTACACCCCCCCTCAACATCCGCAGCTGAGGAAGGTGAGCTACATCCCCAACCCCCTCAACTCCATCCACAATCCCTACCTCCACCAGAGCAGGTCACCTGGAGACGCCTCGGACCGGACCATGAAGACCCGCCCCTCCCCAGCGACCAGGAGGACAGCAGGCCACGCAGTCAGGGCTGTGACTCCGCCCACATTGAAGAATAAGCTGCAGCAGccttttctctgcagttttcaGAGTGTCTTACCTGCACAGGTGAGTAATGACTTCCTCCATGACATCACAGGTTCTGCTGTGACACCTGGAGCTGTCTTCAGTGGCCCCGCCCCATGTCACGTGATGCTAGAGCCCAATGGGCGGTACTGCTATGTGGCTACACACCCGCAGCATCACAGAAAGATGCTGTTGGATCCAGAAACTGGACAGTTCATTCAGGTGTTCCTGCCTGGAACAAGCCCCGCCCCCATGTGTTGTTTCAACCCCGCCCCCACCGTGATAAACCCCACCCCCACTATTCTACAGACGAGCAGTGTCAATGGCGCCGTTCTCTCAGTGATGAGGTTCCAGCCGAGCCTGAACGCCGGCGCCTGCTTCCCCTtgcccctgcacacacacacgcacccatgataaatatatatatatatttacatagatagaaagatagacgTAACTTTAACATATATGTAAAATAGTATagattattcattattatatgtataaaagcaaacaaacattatctcaaggcacttcacACAGTGAGTTCACAATGATTTGATTTGAcctcacatttttctttgtttgttgatttgatgattgattgtttgtttgataaTTGATTGATGATACAACCAGTAGTGAAGTGACGAGCGGATGAAGTGAAATAACCTTATTTGATTTTGTCTCCTCATCTTATTGTGAatattctacatatttttataaaaaatgtacaaGAATAAATTCAACAGATTCACGTTTGTTTCTCagacaaaacattaaaaaaaaatatctacaaAGCAGCGCCGTCACGATGTTAAATATCACATAATCAAGTTACTTGATGAACTGAAGACTTAATGAAATACAAACGGAACTGACTCAGAGTTTTGGTTAACCCGGGTTAAACCGAACTCAGTAACAATTcacccaaacacacatttgtttaagGGCGAGTGTAAATTTGAGTTAAACCCGGATTGACCCTGGGTTAAACTAACACtgacaaaaaatacaaagaaattaTGGAGACAAATGATAATTTTGTTGTTATAATTCTTAGGATTATTTAATCATATGTTTTCACATGAAGTAAAATACATTCACATCAATATTATACAGTTATTCTAACAGTTgtattagtttttatttcagtcaaaCTACTTTTTTTATACAAAACATTTCATGAATAGAatttttttcacacatttaaacaaagtacttcacatttgaatttgatagaaaaccaaacataaaatataaacaaataatgTACAAAACACAGTTAATCATTATTACGGAatcattgttattttttatttttttgtattttaacctTACCCAATAATTTCAGATTCACTAACATTATTGATGCACGTCATTAAACAAGTTATGGTAAAAATGATATGTGTAATTTTTCTGATCCTATAATGTTTTAGTTTAGATTTTTTACAGTGTCATCACGCACTCATAATagtacaaatatttatattatataaaacaacCTTTTTATCAAGGTTTCATTTGATGTGTGAAagtaaacaacagaaacaatgtTAAGGgtgtttccatggtaactgCTTCATACTTCTTAAAAAACGTTATTTATAATCATCTATTTAACGAGATGTGACATCACGCTGACATCACACAGGGTTTGTACTCCCTGTCCATCTGGCAGGTGtgattgatgacatcacagtcaCACCTTGGTGCTGGACAGGTGGACGTCAGCTGCTTTCTCTCCGGTTCTTgtttgctcctcctcctcctcctcaggtatCGATGGATCATCAGACGCCCTGAAGCCTGTGAAGGAGGGGCTGATGGGAAATCGCCTGAGCCAGGGAATCTTCCTGATGACccccatccccagaggaagatcataagaagaacaggaagaggaacaggaagatcTCCACTCAATTAAACCCCGCTCCTCTCTGGTACCTGAAGACACCAAAAGAagaaacccacacacaaacgggcacgacagacacacacaaacatgtaactGTAAATAATTAGGGTTCGTGTAAAAAATACGATTAGTCAGTGTatagagttgtgtgtgttttaccagGTATTGTGTTGTCAAGACAAAAAGCCAAAAAACCTCCAACGAACATCTCAGTGGATAAAAGGACCGTCAAAATCTGATCCAGCTCCGCAAGACCTGAACATACAGAAGTGATCTACATCACGTAGATCCAAACACAGAAGTGATCTACATCACGTAGATCCAAACACAGAAGGGATCTACATCACGTGGGTCTGACCTGTGTGGATGGAGTTGGGGTGAGCGTCCAGGTAATTCGGCAGCATCAAGCCAAAGAACATTGAGAATCCGAGAACAAACAGATTTCTGGAGGAGTTTAAATCCACCAGCTGCAGGTTCGACAGACCGATAGCTGTGATCATACCTGAGAAACACACCTGGATTATTGTGAcatcaattcaatttaattcattttcatttctgtagcatcaaatcataatatatacattatctcaaagcTCTTTCCAttgaaggtcaagaccttaagaTTTTTTAtcgagaaacccaacagttcccacaatgagcagcactttggcgactgtggagacaCACCTGGATTAATgtgacatcatcaacacacctgTATGAACGCATGTGAGCTTTGATGGCGACTCACCAAACAGTGTGCAGAACATCCCTCCAAGAATCGGATCCGGCAATGATGCAAACAGAGCCGTGAACTTCCCGACTGATCCCAACAGGAGCATGATGGCCGCTCCATACTGCACCACCCGCCTGCTGCCCACCTGCACACCGGGTCAACGATTCAAACATCCAAAACGCCAATTCAGGCCTATTCACCAATCCATGATCAATGACTGTAAATAAATTGATCATATATTTGcagtcagagtctgtgcagcagtgattGTGGAGTAGAGCCATGttatcaaggtcccgcccatacacacacttcaccaatcctgagtcagtctcagctgtcaatcatgacatctcAGCCCTCAACTGACCGGAAACACttgaataaacatttatttaacatctacttggatgttttagtttggttcatggcccatctgctaacatggaggagaagtttatgacctatactacaaccagccaccagggggcgatccagatgatttgggatctgtcatgtcatccatctttaatcACAGTCTATGATCTGGTCCATAACAATAGGTCCAGGACCGGTTTCTACCAAACCAATGAACCCATTCATGTGTACATGGTCTCGGTTACCTTGGTGATGCCTAGAACGCCTATATTTGGACTTGAGGAAGTGGAGCCATTTCCTGTTCCCAACAGACCAGCAATAATACAAGAAAGTCCCTCAATGAAGATTCCcctgaaagacaaacactgtCACACAGCAGCTGGGGGGCGCTGTGGGTGAGTTTGCAGGTAATCTTACTTcctttttacttcctgtctcacCTGTTGATGGCATGGACCGGAGGAGGTGCGGCTCCAGAGAGACGGGCACAGGCGTAGTAATCTCCAATCGACTCAACGATTCCTGCCATCGTCGCACTTAGCATTCCCAACACCCCGGCTACCGTAACCACTGGCAACCCCCATTGACCTATCAGagaccatcaccatcatcatcatcttcaccatcaccatcatcatcatcttcaccatcatcatcatcatcatcatctgactGTGACCTGTAAGGCCTTTGAGATTAAATGACCTTTAATGACCTCCACCATATCTGATATTGTGTTGaggcctgtgattggctgactcACAGGGGTAGGGCACCCTGAACCAGGGCGCTGAGGTCATGATGTCTCCGCGGGCGTCAGTCCGAGCTTTGTGTCCGTACTGCTCGGGGTCACTAGGCAACAGGTCGGTCAGAGTGAGGATGTAACAGACGAGCCAAACCAACATGATGGCGAGAATAATCTGAAAGAAAACACGTTAATACCTCAACTGACAGACGTGAAGCAACCTGAAGAAGAATAAACAGAGTGAGGCGACATGGGAGGGTCGATGTTTCCACTGACGACCGAATGCTTTTAGGCTTCGTGGTTTATTATCACCTCACTACGATCAATCCAATTTATTGAATCATCATCCCTTACACGGATATAAAtgctttaatttgtttaaacGTTTCTTGACTTAGAGgaagtaatgtgtgtgtgtgtgtgtgtgtgtgtgtgtgtgtgtgtgtgtgtgtgtgtgtgtgtgtgtgtgtgtgtggagatatgatataatcctttattagtcccacaatgggagTATTaaagcagcaagagtcaaaaagaCATCAGCAAGTAATAGgtaacatgcaatacttaagtGTGAGGTATATATAACTAGAAATATAGAAACATTTGAATGTAAtcatcacacctcttccgactatactttgagtacaatttaaaaactaaCAACTTGGTAGCACTTAAATGTCCCTTACTTATCGCACTTTGTAGTTtagcttttttgaagaaattgtactttcttgattcttgttgttctggtttgtcgctttggataaaaactgcagctaaatgtaatgtaatgtattgtaATGTAATTAAACCAGTATTTACAGTGTAAAGACAGGAAATCATGTGTGAGGATGTTTACAGTGAATGAATTGCACATGAACGGTTGTATTGCTCAGACAGATGAACAGCTGCCCAGTGCTGGATGGTGtcttgcaggggggggggactggttGTCCATCTGAGAAGACAGCTTCACCCTGCTctgtcccaccacctccactgaGTCAAACACCCGGGACCGAGCTCCTCCTCACCAGCCGCTCCCGTCTCTTCCTGTCAGCAGATGaaatgctgctgctcc includes:
- the slc23a1 gene encoding LOW QUALITY PROTEIN: solute carrier family 23 member 1 (The sequence of the model RefSeq protein was modified relative to this genomic sequence to represent the inferred CDS: deleted 2 bases in 1 codon; substituted 1 base at 1 genomic stop codon), with amino-acid sequence MVADPCVKKMEVTHLTRREVPVTWRHIVCVCVNNHVNLSGLSPQTTPPPPPLSLCVSSVFGARSSRSXTAAGEMETDQKSCDHLAESQSKTFNRINKPMREDQNMTPAVGTKKAGPDMIYTIEDVPPWYLCVLLGLQHYLTCFSGTVAVPFLLAEAMCVGRDQNTISQLIGTIFTTVGITTLIQTTVGVRLPLFQASAFAFLIPAQGILSLDRWRCPSEEEIYGNWSLPLNTQHIWQPRIREIQGAIIVSSVLELIIGLCGLPGLLLEFIGPLTITPTVSLIGLSVFTTAGDRAGSHWGLSALCIFLIVLFSQYLRDTSFPVPVYSRKKGLTSTRVQMFKMFPIILAIMLVWLVCYILTLTDLLPSDPEQYGHKARTDARGDIMTSAPWFRVPYPCQWGLPVVTVAGVLGMLSATMAGIVESIGDYYACARLSGAAPPPVHAINRGIFIEGLSCIIAGLLGTGNGSTSSSPNIGVLGITKVGSRRVVQYGAAIMLLLGSVGKFTALFASLPDPILGGMFCTLFGMITAIGLSNLQLVDLNSSRNLFVLGFSMFFGLMLPNYLDAHPNSIHTGLAELDQILTVLLSTEMFVGGFLAFCLDNTIPGTREERGLIEWRSSCSSSCSSYDLPLGMGVIRKIPWLRRFPISPSFTGFRASDDPSIPEEEEEEQTRTGEKAADVHLSSTKV